A window of the Synchiropus splendidus isolate RoL2022-P1 chromosome 6, RoL_Sspl_1.0, whole genome shotgun sequence genome harbors these coding sequences:
- the gpr27 gene encoding probable G-protein coupled receptor 27, producing the protein MANSSSGGFRESIPSLQNLAPAASAVKLASLALITGVSLLGNVLLSVLLLRDRSLRKPPYFFLLDLCAADALRATVCFPFVMASVGGGSAWPLGSLGCRLVAFVSVLLSFHGAFLLLCVSVSRYMAIAHHRFYSKRMSACTCAAVICVAWTLSAAMAFPPVFDVGTYKFIAEEEQCIFEHRFIKSNDTLGFMLMLVVVVGATHVVYIKMLCFVYDHRKMKPAQLVPAVSQNWTFHGPGATGQAAANWIAGFGRGPTPPTLVGIRQAAHPGNRRLLVLDEFKMEKRIGKMFYMITLSFLLLWAPYIIACYLRIFVRGAPVPQLYLTAAVWMSFVQAGVNPIISFLFNKELRRRLRAGFPCCPGTQTPMEPYCVI; encoded by the coding sequence ATGGCgaacagcagcagcggcgggtTCCGGGAGAGCATCCCGTCCTTGCAGAACCTGGCGCCCGCGGCCTCGGCGGTGAAGCTGGCCTCGCTGGCTCTGATCACGGGCGTCAGCCTGCTGGGGAACGTGCTGCTGtccgtgctgctgctgagagaccgctCCCTCCGCAAGCCTCCCTACTTCTTCCTGCTGGACCTGTGCGCGGCCGACGCGCTGCGCGCAACCGTCTGCTTCCCGTTTGTGATGGCGTCCGTCGGCGGCGGCTCGGCGTGGCCCCTCGGCTCCCTGGGCTGCAGGCTGGTGGCCTTCGTGTCGGTGCTGCTGAGCTTCCACGGCgccttcctgctgctgtgcgTCAGCGTGTCCCGCTACATGGCCATCGCCCACCACCGCTTCTACTCCAAGAGGATGAGCGCGTGCACGTGCGCGGCGGTCATCTGCGTGGCGTGGACTCTCTCCGCGGCGATGGCTTTCCCGCCCGTCTTCGACGTGGGCACCTACAAGTTCATCGCGGAGGAGGAGCAGTGCATCTTCGAGCACCGCTTCATCAAGTCCAACGACACGCTGGGCTTCATGCTGATGCTGGTGGTCGTGGTGGGCGCCACCCACGTGGTCTACATCAagatgctgtgttttgtttacgaTCACCGCAAAATGAAGCCGGCGCAGCTGGTTCCTGCTGTCAGCCAAAACTGGACCTTCCACGGACCCGGGGCCACGGGACAAGCCGCGGCGAACTGGATCGCTGGCTTCGGGCGAGGGCCCACCCCGCCGACCCTGGTGGGCATCAGACAGGCCGCGCACCCCGGCAACCGCAGGCTGCTGGTGCTGGATGAGTTTAAAATGGAGAAGCGGATCGGCAAGATGTTCTACATGATCACGCTgagcttcctgctgctctggGCCCCGTATATAATCGCCTGCTACCTGAGGATATTCGTGCGCGGGGCCCCGGTCCCGCAGCTCTACCTGACCGCAGCGGTGTGGATGAGTTTCGTCCAAGCGGGAGTGAACCCCATCATCAGTTTCCTTTTCAACAAGGAGCTGAGGCGGCGCCTGAGAGCCGGTTTCCCCTGCTGCCCCGGGACACAGACTCCCATGGAGCCGTACTGTGTCATTTAG
- the prok2 gene encoding prokineticin-2: MRSCLLLLFSLLLVSRGSSAVITGACEKDTQCGGGMCCAVSLWIRSLHMCTPMGQEGDDCHPLSHKIPFFGKRLHHTCPCLPNLECITVEEGRSKCVSPQQYPDYFL; this comes from the exons ATGAGGTCCTGTTTGCTTCTGCTCTTCTCGCTGCTTCTGGTGTCCCGCGGCTCTTCGGCAGTCATCACTGGG GCCTGTGAGAAGGACACGCAGTGTGGAGGAGGGATGTGTTGTGCGGTGAGTCTGTGGATCCGCAGCCTGCACATGTGCACTCCGATGGGACAGGAAGGCGACGACTGTCACCCGCTGAGCCATAAA ATCCCCTTCTTTGGGAAACGACTCCATCACACCTGCCCGTGTCTGCCCAACCTGGAGTGCATCACCGTGGAGGAGGGACGATCCAAGTGCGTGTCACCACAGCAGTACCCAGACTATTTCCTTTGA